One part of the Desulfonema ishimotonii genome encodes these proteins:
- a CDS encoding trypsin-like peptidase domain-containing protein, translating to MGYRRENAVVRAVREVSPAVVNISTRTLVNRPSPFSGPDPLFDSFFRDFFESRPRRPRYQRSSLGSGVIIDGTKGFILTNAHVISRAGKITVTLRDEREFEATIVGADPDSDLAVLRIRSETPLPAVKMGGSADLMIGEDVIAIGNPFGFSHTVTTGVISALNRSIRAEETVYHDFIQTDASINPGNSGGPLLNINGVLIGINTAIYAKAQGIGFAIPISRARRIVEDLIRYGEVTAGWLGIMVQNLDPSLARYMNLPRETGVLARKVDRDSPAHQADIREGDILLSVGSLDIHSAGGFNAALRGYAVGDRVNITLRRDGKTLRKSLRTAEFPADRAAALGYTLLGVRVREMKADRRARYGGGVVISEIRPRSRLAGVGVKPGDVIRQIDAAEIKGVKDFEKAVIRYRNKGSVVLLLQRGRQGYYITVKF from the coding sequence AGCACCCGGACCCTGGTGAACCGGCCCAGCCCCTTCTCCGGCCCAGACCCCCTCTTTGATTCCTTTTTCAGGGACTTCTTTGAATCCCGCCCCCGGCGTCCCCGGTATCAGCGGAGCAGCCTGGGGTCCGGCGTGATCATTGACGGCACAAAAGGGTTTATCCTGACCAATGCCCACGTCATCAGCCGGGCCGGTAAAATTACGGTCACGCTCAGGGATGAGCGGGAGTTTGAGGCCACCATTGTGGGGGCCGACCCGGATTCGGATCTGGCGGTGCTGCGCATCCGCTCCGAAACGCCCCTGCCTGCGGTGAAGATGGGCGGCTCGGCGGATCTGATGATCGGCGAGGATGTCATCGCCATCGGCAACCCCTTCGGCTTCTCCCACACCGTGACCACGGGCGTCATCAGCGCCCTGAACCGGAGCATCCGGGCCGAAGAGACCGTTTACCACGATTTTATCCAGACCGACGCCTCCATCAACCCCGGCAACAGCGGCGGCCCGCTGCTGAACATCAACGGCGTGCTGATCGGCATTAACACCGCCATCTACGCCAAGGCTCAGGGGATCGGATTTGCCATCCCCATCAGCCGGGCCAGACGGATCGTGGAGGATCTGATCCGGTACGGCGAGGTCACGGCAGGCTGGCTCGGCATCATGGTTCAGAATCTCGACCCGAGCCTGGCTCGGTATATGAACCTCCCCCGGGAAACCGGCGTCCTGGCCCGGAAGGTGGACCGGGACAGCCCGGCGCATCAGGCAGATATCCGGGAAGGCGATATACTCCTCTCCGTGGGCAGTCTCGATATTCACTCGGCAGGCGGTTTTAACGCGGCCCTCAGAGGCTATGCCGTCGGAGACCGGGTGAACATCACCCTGCGGCGGGACGGCAAAACACTCAGGAAAAGCCTCCGAACTGCGGAATTTCCGGCAGACCGTGCCGCGGCACTGGGATATACGCTTCTGGGCGTCCGGGTCCGGGAGATGAAGGCTGACCGGCGCGCCCGCTACGGCGGCGGCGTGGTGATTTCCGAAATTCGGCCCCGGTCCCGGCTGGCCGGAGTCGGCGTGAAGCCCGGAGACGTTATCCGGCAGATTGACGCGGCTGAGATAAAGGGTGTCAAAGACTTTGAAAAGGCGGTGATCAGATACCGCAACAAGGGGTCGGTAGTACTCCTGTTGCAGCGGGGGCGTCAGGGGTATTATATCACAGTGAAGTTTTAG
- a CDS encoding outer membrane protein assembly factor BamB family protein, translating to MCLFLMAAAPMVSWAKTGEIRWNLNIGSRITASPAIGDDGTIYVAADAALYAIEDEGDGGSVRWTAALGSTVFTPVIASDGAGGLTIYVATAGGRLYAIAAKDGTAQWDSPFETGETIAACPALDGDGVLYIGTTAGRLYAVQSEDGKARWSRPFTTDGGISAAPVTDTDGVIYVGTASGRFYAVSPDGTEKWNSPFGADGAISAAPAIGSDGTLYFGTSDGKLYAVGADGTKKWNSPFSADGELSASPSISSSGVIYIGTSAGKLYAVRSDGTAYWSDPFEADGALYTTPVIGEDGKLYFGSWGGRLYALYADGDEVKNWPVGISPTRSSPVIRNSGILYIGTQTTGSTTSQGRLYAVETDSDGIRHSAPWPMIAHDLRHTGRNTGNQSPEADAGADQDATSGGRVSLDGSASDDPDFGIAAYSWTQTDGTSVTLSDEDTAFASFTAPGVSDAEPLSFELTVTDNGGQTSTDTVSVRVEEDDSFCFIRTVRRGIFSHIR from the coding sequence ATGTGTCTGTTTTTAATGGCGGCAGCGCCCATGGTGTCGTGGGCCAAAACCGGGGAGATCAGATGGAACCTGAACATCGGGAGCCGGATCACCGCATCCCCGGCCATCGGGGATGACGGCACAATCTACGTGGCTGCGGACGCCGCCCTTTACGCCATTGAGGATGAGGGCGACGGGGGCAGCGTCCGGTGGACGGCGGCCCTGGGCAGCACGGTGTTTACCCCGGTGATTGCCTCTGACGGTGCGGGCGGTCTTACCATTTATGTGGCAACGGCAGGAGGACGGCTTTACGCCATAGCGGCCAAAGACGGGACAGCGCAGTGGGATTCCCCCTTTGAGACCGGTGAGACCATCGCGGCCTGCCCGGCCCTGGACGGAGACGGGGTTCTCTATATCGGGACAACGGCGGGGCGGCTCTACGCGGTTCAGTCCGAAGACGGAAAGGCCAGATGGAGCCGCCCGTTCACCACGGACGGCGGCATATCGGCCGCGCCGGTTACGGATACGGACGGCGTGATCTATGTCGGGACCGCATCGGGCAGGTTCTACGCGGTCAGCCCCGACGGCACTGAAAAGTGGAATTCCCCCTTCGGGGCGGACGGTGCCATCTCCGCCGCACCGGCCATCGGTTCCGACGGCACGCTTTACTTCGGCACATCGGACGGGAAACTCTATGCTGTCGGCGCCGACGGCACAAAGAAATGGAATTCGCCGTTTTCAGCCGACGGTGAACTGTCCGCCTCCCCGTCCATCAGCTCATCCGGCGTGATTTATATCGGAACCTCGGCCGGCAAGCTTTATGCGGTCCGCTCCGACGGCACGGCGTACTGGAGCGATCCCTTTGAGGCGGACGGGGCCCTCTACACCACCCCGGTCATCGGCGAAGACGGCAAACTCTACTTCGGGTCGTGGGGCGGCAGGCTCTACGCGCTTTATGCGGACGGCGATGAGGTGAAGAACTGGCCCGTCGGGATCAGTCCGACCCGGTCCTCCCCCGTGATCCGGAACAGCGGCATTCTCTATATCGGAACGCAGACCACCGGCAGCACCACATCCCAGGGCAGGCTGTACGCCGTTGAAACCGATTCTGACGGCATCCGGCACAGCGCCCCCTGGCCCATGATCGCCCATGATCTGCGCCATACCGGGAGAAATACCGGCAATCAGAGTCCGGAGGCGGATGCGGGAGCGGATCAGGATGCGACCAGCGGTGGCAGGGTCAGCCTGGACGGCTCCGCATCCGATGACCCGGATTTCGGTATCGCGGCCTATAGCTGGACACAGACGGATGGCACCTCTGTCACCCTTTCGGATGAGGATACCGCATTCGCCTCATTTACCGCCCCCGGTGTCAGCGACGCGGAACCCCTCTCTTTCGAGCTGACCGTGACGGACAACGGGGGACAGACTTCGACCGACACCGTTTCCGTCAGGGTTGAAGAGGATGACAGCTTCTGTTTTATCCGGACGGTCCGCCGGGGAATTTTCTCACATATCCGTTGA